Genomic DNA from Candidatus Hydrothermales bacterium:
ATAGTCACCCATAAACTTAACAGTTAAAAGATCTAAGAGAACTTTAAAGGTCCTTTTAAGACCATACTTACTTTTACCTTTTAATCTCTTTTTATGCTTAACCTCTACTTCTTTTAACTTTGCTCCCTGATACACACAGAGGGCAGGCAGAAAACGATGCATCTCCCCATAAAGCCTTAAATTCTTTACAACATATCTTTTGTAGGCTCTCAAAGTACACCCATAATCNNNNNNNNNNNNNNNNNNNNNNNNNNNNNNNNNNNNNNNNNNNNNNNNNNNNNNNNNNNNNNNNNNNNNNNNNNNNNNNNNNNNNNNNNNNNNNNNNNAAAAACGATGCATCTCCCCATAAAGCCTTAAATTCTTTACAACATATCTTTTGTAGGCTCTCAAAGTACACCCATAATCTTTTAATTTAATACCGGTAATAAGAGATATTAAAAAATTAGCGATTCTTGAGGGTAAAACCTTAGTCAAAAAGGGATCTTTCCTTTCCTTTCTAAAACCAGTTATAACATCATAACCCTTTTCAAGTTCTTTTAATAAAATTTCAATATCTTCAGGATCGTTTTGTAAATCTGCGTCCATCGTTATTACAACATCTCCATTTGCCTCCTCAAAACCAGCGTATAACGCAAGTGTCTGTCCAAAATTTCTTATAAACCTTATTCCCTTAACCTTACTATCTTTTAACTTAAGCTTTTTTATAATCTCCCACGAATTATCCCTACTCCCATCATCCACAAATATTATTTCATAACTTTCAATAGATTCCCTATCTAAAAAGTCTTTCAATTTAGAATAGAGGGGCTCAAGATTTTCTTCTTCATTAAATACAGGTATAACAATAGATAAAAAAACCTCAGATTCCTTCATGACAATTGCAGTTTTTCTGGTGCCATTTTAAAAAGCTCTCTATACCATCTTCAAGAGAAGTAACAGGATTATAATTTAAAATCATCTTCGCTTTTTCTATATTAGCATAGGTTCTTTTAACATCACCCATCGGAAGTGGCTCTAAAACAATCTTTGCCTTTTTACCTAATAACCTCTCAATTATCTTAATAACTTTAAAAATTGAAACAGGTTTAGAGTTTCCTAAATTAATTATATCAAAGTCAAAATCTTTTAACTGGATTGCACTTATTATACCTTTGACAATATCGTCAATGTAGGTGTAATCCCTTTCTGTTTTCCCTTCACCAAAAACTCTTATTTCCTCACCTTTCAGTATTTTTTTTGTAAATAGGTGAATGGCCATATCTGGTCTTTGAGAAGGACCATAAACTGTAAAAAGTCTAAGTACTAAAACTTTTATTCCGTATAGTTTGTTATAGGTTTCGCAGAGAATTTCTGCAGCCCTTTTTGAATATCCATAGGGAGAAACTGGAACAATATTTTTGTCACTTTCAGAAAATTTTCCTCTCTTGTCTCCATAAACAGAAGAAGAAGAGGAAAAAATTAATTTTATTTTTTTATCCTTTATACACTCAAGTAAAGTTAAAGTTCCTTTGATATTAATCTCAATGTATTTAAAGGGATCTAAAATTGAGGCTCTCACGCCGGGTCGTGCTGCAAGATGCACCACTACCTCTGGCTCCTCCTCTAAAATAACTTTTCTTATAGTTTCCTTATCAAGAATATCAACCTCATAAAATTTAAAATTTTTAAAGCTAAGAATATTTTCAAGATTCTTTCTTTTTAAGGAAACATCATAGTAAGGATCAAAATTATCGATTCCTACTATATCATAACCAAGTTCAAGAGTTTTTAAGGCCAAGTTACTACCGATGAAACCGGCTACTCCAGTTATTATGACTTTCAAATTTAAGAATTATACTTAATCTTTAACTTAAATTTAAAATATGTTACATTTTACGAACACCTTTAAACCAATAAGAAAAATTTTCTTTTTCAGATGGGAGGGTCTAGGTGATCTTATTCTTGATACTCCGCTTTTTAGAATAATTAAAGAAAATTTAAAAGATACTGAATTAACTGTTATAACATCGCCTAAAAATAGGGAAATTCTTTTTTATAACCCTTTTGTTGACTATGTTTTACCCAAGAAAAGTCTTTTAGAATTATTGTTTAAAAAATGTGATCTTTTTATTGACATGATGGGGAATACAAGAACTTTCCTTTTATTTTTAATTTTAAGACCTCCATTACGATTAGGTTTTCAAAAGAAACTGCCCTTTTTGAATTTAAAAATTCCTTTTGTGGCAACCCCGGAATACACAATAAAACACAGACTAAAACTTCTGAAAATACTTAATATAAAAAATATTCCTGAAAACCCACTCCCTGAAACTTATCTGAGCAAAATGGAAGAAGAGAAGTTTAAAGTAAAATTTAAAGACATAATCAAATATGACTACGTAACAATTTTCCCCTACGCAAAGGGTAAAGTAAGAGATTTTAACGATAAGATTTATTCATACTTAAACGATAGACTAACAGAAAAAAATATAAAAGTTATTTTTATCTTTACACAAGAAGGAATAAAAAAATTTGAAAAAATAAGAAAACTTTGCAAGAGAGAACCTGACTACCTATATTCACCAAGTTTGAGAGAACTTATATTTCTTTTAAAGTATTCTAAGTTATACATAGGACCAGACACAGGGCCAAGACATATAGCAATTTCACAAAATACCAAAACTTTAACATTTTTTACTCATACAAACCCAATAAACTGGACCCCTAAAGGTTACGAAAACCATAGGTTTTTTACACCAGAAATAGATTGTCATCCCTGTGAGACAAAAAATCTAAACCTTTGCAAAAGAAAAGACTTTAAGTGCCTTTCACTTTTTGACCCTGAAAAAATTTTCGAAACCTCAATAGAATTATTAAAAAAATAAAAATTAAAAAGTAAAAAATATCGATTAAATTTCCGTACCTTACATAGAAAGTTTTATGATTAAAAATCTTTACTTCTGACACCAAAACACCTCTTTTGAAAAGTGGAATTTCCTTCAAAACTCTTCCCTTTTCATCAATTATACAACTTATTCCACTTCTTGCTGACCTTACAAGGTATCTTCTTGTCTCAACTGCCCTAAAAATTGCAAGATCTCTATGCACTCTTGGACCAAGCGATTTTCCAAACCACCCGTCACTTGTAATATTTACAAGTAAATTTGCTCCCTTTTTAACAGCCTCTCTTGAAATCTCAGTAAAAATTGATTCAAAGCAAATCGGGACAAAAACAGAAAAATCCTCGATTTTGAAAATTCTCAAATCCTTACCCCTAGAAAAGTCTCCCTCTCCAAAGTCAAGTTTCCTAAGTACTGGAAAGGTTTCATCAAAGGGTAGGGCCTCACCAAAGGGAGTAAGATGAGTTTTATGATAAAAATCTATAAGGTTTCCTTCCCTATCGGCTAAAAAAGCCGTATTAAATAACCTGTACTTTCTCCTTACAAGTTGAGCATCAGCATTTCCAAAAATTAAATAGGAACCAGTTTTCTTTACAAAATCCCTTACTATTTTAATAACATTAGTGTCAAATCTAGCAAATGACGGGATAGAGGACTCTGGAAATACAGATATTAAAGTACCAGTTATAGCAAGAGAATCATATATCTTTCTTGATATTAAAAATTCCTCATCTCTACTATAAACTAGGGGGATGTTTGGTTGATAGACTGAAACTGAAATTTTTCTAATAGGCTCTAAGTCTCTTTTTAAAAGAAAAAAACCAAAGAGTAAAGACAAAAAGAGAAAAAGAAAAGAGATAAGAATATATTTTTT
This window encodes:
- a CDS encoding glycosyltransferase family 2 protein, which encodes MKESEVFLSIVIPVFNEEENLEPLYSKLKDFLDRESIESYEIIFVDDGSRDNSWEIIKKLKLKDSKVKGIRFIRNFGQTLALYAGFEEANGDVVITMDADLQNDPEDIEILLKELEKGYDVITGFRKERKDPFLTKVLPSRIANFLISLITGIKLKDYGCTLRAYKRYVVKNLRLYGEMHRF
- a CDS encoding NAD-dependent epimerase/dehydratase family protein, with protein sequence MKVIITGVAGFIGSNLALKTLELGYDIVGIDNFDPYYDVSLKRKNLENILSFKNFKFYEVDILDKETIRKVILEEEPEVVVHLAARPGVRASILDPFKYIEINIKGTLTLLECIKDKKIKLIFSSSSSVYGDKRGKFSESDKNIVPVSPYGYSKRAAEILCETYNKLYGIKVLVLRLFTVYGPSQRPDMAIHLFTKKILKGEEIRVFGEGKTERDYTYIDDIVKGIISAIQLKDFDFDIINLGNSKPVSIFKVIKIIERLLGKKAKIVLEPLPMGDVKRTYANIEKAKMILNYNPVTSLEDGIESFLKWHQKNCNCHEGI
- a CDS encoding glycosyltransferase family 9 protein, which produces MLHFTNTFKPIRKIFFFRWEGLGDLILDTPLFRIIKENLKDTELTVITSPKNREILFYNPFVDYVLPKKSLLELLFKKCDLFIDMMGNTRTFLLFLILRPPLRLGFQKKLPFLNLKIPFVATPEYTIKHRLKLLKILNIKNIPENPLPETYLSKMEEEKFKVKFKDIIKYDYVTIFPYAKGKVRDFNDKIYSYLNDRLTEKNIKVIFIFTQEGIKKFEKIRKLCKREPDYLYSPSLRELIFLLKYSKLYIGPDTGPRHIAISQNTKTLTFFTHTNPINWTPKGYENHRFFTPEIDCHPCETKNLNLCKRKDFKCLSLFDPEKIFETSIELLKK
- the lnt gene encoding apolipoprotein N-acyltransferase; this encodes MRKLDIKNILLFLLSLFLLLFSFPPFYIFPFAFVAFVPLFILIKNVKRVFLTGFIFGTIFSFFQLNWIFNLREIEKEAYFWITIGVFLIFIAHGIYFGIFTFLLKRFINKNFSYILVPLSYTILEIIRSKTEIGFPWIVLFLTQKNNLPLIQLTEFFGPFFLTFLIVLINFLFYKAEKKYILISFLFLFLSLLFGFFLLKRDLEPIRKISVSVYQPNIPLVYSRDEEFLISRKIYDSLAITGTLISVFPESSIPSFARFDTNVIKIVRDFVKKTGSYLIFGNADAQLVRRKYRLFNTAFLADREGNLIDFYHKTHLTPFGEALPFDETFPVLRKLDFGEGDFSRGKDLRIFKIEDFSVFVPICFESIFTEISREAVKKGANLLVNITSDGWFGKSLGPRVHRDLAIFRAVETRRYLVRSARSGISCIIDEKGRVLKEIPLFKRGVLVSEVKIFNHKTFYVRYGNLIDIFYFLIFIFLIILLRFRKFFQGQKVKGT